A window of Kyrpidia spormannii genomic DNA:
AGAAAAAGGGCGGCCGCCGCGCCCACCACGAGAAGCAACGACTTGTGTCCGGCACTCACCGGCTTCAATGCGGCATCCCCCCTTCTCAGTCTCGATCCCCGGCCGCCGCCACCTTCGGCTCCCCGAGCCGACAATTCGGCGGCATCGCCGTTTGTTAGAAACGATATCACTTTGCCATGCGTGTTGTTCGCTTGTTCAACATTTCTTCGCGGAGTATTCACCTTTTCTCCCCATACTTGTCTATAAATGTTCATTCATTGTCCTTGAACTCCTTAAGTTTGACAAAAAAACAATCCCAGGAACAAACACCCTGGGATTTTGACAGTTTCTTTGACAATGCAAGATATGTTCTACATTCTTCCCGTCACAAGGATTGCAACAAGTAGCGAGGGCCGTACCAGAACGGCAGCGGTAATCGGCAGCAGGTCCAGCAGAATCCCCGCCAACATTTTCACGGGCCCCCTTCTCCCGAACTTAACACTGTTCACATGAAACCAAACAAAAAGTCCTTCAAGACGAGACGACAACTCCGGCCATCAAAGCATTAATATCATAGTCGATCAAAGCTTCCTGAGATTGCTATCCAAAACCTGGGAAAACCAACAACAGCGACGTCAACCCGTGAAGACTGGCCCAAATGGATTGGCTCAGCGACATCGGCGTTCCCCCCTCGAATCACCCCTTCCCGGATACCGTTTTCCACCGCCTAAAGTAAAAGGGATACCGTGTCAAGTCCCTGTTGAAAATGAAGCTGCGAAATCTATCTTCACCTACCGATTGCGACTGGAACGCACCTTGCGCAACCGGTGGATCGTCGGCGAACTTTGCGGGATAACCGAGATGGTGCCGTCCATCTCCAAAACAGCCGCATCCACAGCGTCGATCCGGTCCACCCCGTGCTCCCTCAAGGCCGCAAGAAGCTCCTCCAGATCGATCCCTTCCCGGCGAAGATGTTCCTCTACCACCCGGCCCCGGGTGATCAACACAACGGGGGCCCCTTCAAAAAACCGCCGAAGCTTCGTCCGGCGGCTGATCACCCGGTTCCAGACCAACAGAATCAATGCCCCGAGGAGGCCGCCGACCAGCGAATTATCCGGGCCGATCATCGCATTTTGTACAGCGTTGGACAGCAGAAGGAGAGTCACCAGATCAAAGGGGGTCATCTGCCCGAGAAGACGTCGCCCCATCCAGCGGAGGACACCCAGGAGCACAACATACACCACGGTGACCCGGATGGCCGTAAAAAGGATCGTCCACCCATCACCCACCGCCGCCCATAGGTGGCTTAACAGCATTTGCATGCCGCCTCTCCCCTTCCAAAGCGCGTACCTGTATTATAAGATCAGAGGAGGATTTGGGAAAGAATTCCGAACCGTCGTTATCACCGGCACCCCGAAAATTTGAGGTAGGGAGGGTCATACGGATGATTCACCAACACCTCGTGGTCCATGGCAAAGTCCAGGGCGTGGGGTTTCGCGCCTACACCGCGAGACAGGCCGCCAACCTCAACATCCGCAGATGGGTGCGAAATCATCCCGAGGGCACCGTGGAAATCAACGCCGCGGGTTCTGCGGAGGCTATGGAAGCCTTTGTCCGCGCCGTCAAAAAAGGCCCACCCGGATCCCGGGTGGACCTCGTGGAAATCAGGTCCCTGGATGTGCCCTTGACCGATCAAACGTTCACCATTCGGCGATGATTACCGACTGGCCCGGGCGACCCGCACCCGGGCGTCCACAATTCGGCACCCCCGGCCGGGCTCCAGGGCCATCACCGGGTTGAGGTCGAGCTCCACCACTTCGGGCAGCTCCTCCACCATGCGGGACAGGCGGAGGAGCAGGTCCTCCACCGCCGGAATATCGGCTGCGGCATGACCCCGGTAACCTTCAAGCAGCCGATAGCCCCGGATGCCCCGGACCATCTCCCTGGCCCCGCGATCTGTCAGGGGCGTGACCCGAAACACCACATCCCGAAGCACTTCGACGTAAATCCCTCCGAGACCGAAAGCGATCAGCGGGCCGAACTGGGGATCGGTGGTCACCCCCACCATCAGTTCCACCCCACCCTGAATCATCGGCTGCACCAGGAACCCGTCCAACTCATTCTCCCTTCCGGCCTGGGCAAGCCGCTCACGGATACCCTGGCAGGCGGCACGGACGGCCTCCCCGTCCGTCAGTCCAAGCACCACCCCGCCCCATTCCGATTTATGGAGGAGCGTGCGAGAGACCATTTTCACCACGACTGGAAAGCCGATCTCCCGAGCCAGCCCCGCCGCCTCTTCCGGCGTTGCCGCCACCCGGCCCCCGGCCCAGGGCAGGCCGAAACAGGTGAAAAGTTCGGCCATCGTCCCGGGGTCCAGCCAACTGGCACCAGCAGCCAGTTGTTCTTTGATCAACGCCCGGGCCCGGTCAACATCGAGATCATCAAAATCAGGAATGATTCCCTCCGGGGTAGCGCGCCACACCGCGTATCGGTAGGCCCGGGCCAGAGCCCGGGCGGCACCCTCGGGGAAGCGATAATTCGGGATCAACATGTCCCCGACCCGGAGGGCCGCGGGCACTCCCTGCCCCATGAGCACCGTGGCCACAGGTTTTGAAATCCCTCGGTCACGCATCGTTCCCAGGGCATCGGTGATGTTCTGGGCGACCTCTTCCGTTGGGGTCAGTCCCACAGGAAGGAAAATCACAATGACCGCATCGTATTCGGGACTGGCCAGGATTTCTTCGAGGACTCGTCGATACTGGTCCGCCGTGGCCGAGGCAATCATGTCGATGGGATTCCTGCGGCTCGCCGTGGCTGGCAGCACCTCGCCCAACCTCTTCTGCAACTCCGGAGAGGTTTCGGGTAGGCTTAACCCCATGCCCGCCAGAACGTCGGCCGCCAAAATTCCCGGCCCTCCGGCGTTCGTGACCACCGCGATCCGTTTCCCGGCAGGCAGCGGCTGGTACGCTAGCAATGCCGCGATGTCGAACATCTCTTCCAAAGTGTCCGCTCGGATCACCCCGGCTTGTTCGAATAGGGCGTCCACCATCGTCTCGTTCGCCGCCAAAGCCGCCGTGTGCGACCCCGCCGCCCGGTGCCCCACTTCCGTCCGCCCGCTTTTCACCACGAGCACTGGCTTTTTCCGTCCCACCCGCCGGGCGATCCGGGAGAACCGGCGGGGGTTGCCAAAGGACTCCAGGTACAGAAGGATCAACCCGGTGTTCGGATCCTCTTCCCAATACTCCAGAAGATCATTCCCTGAAACGTCCGCTTTGTTCCCCACACTGACAAAATTCGACATGCCGAGTCCCATCTCCGCCGCATATTGCAAAATGGCGATCCCCAAAGCTCCGCTTTGAGAAGACATGGACACCGGACCATAGGGTGGGAAAATCGGCGAGAAACTGGCGTTCAAGCGAATCTTCGGATCTGCGTTCAAGAGCCCGAGGCAATTAGGCCCCACGACCCGCATCCCATAACCCCGGGCCGTTTCGATCAACTGAGCCTGCATGGCCCGACCCTCGGCTCCCGTTTCGGCGAATCCCGCTGTGATGACCACCACCGCCCGAACCCCTGCCCGCCCGCACTCTTCAACAGTGGGGATCACCGCATCTCGGGGGACCGCAATCACCGCCAGATCCACCTTCTCCGGAAGTGCCGACACCGATGGGTAGGCCGGCACTGAGCCGACGACCCTGGCGGAGGGATTGACGGGATAAACCGGGCCTTCAAAACGATTCATCAACAGATACTCAAAGATCCGCCTCCCGATGGCGTCCGGATTCCTCGAAGCACCGATCACCGCGACGCTCTTGGGTTGAAAAAAGGGCCGAAGGGATGCGACGGTGGCGATTCGCTCCCGCCTCTCTGCCCCTTCCACACTGCGGCGGTTCGGGCGAATGGCAAAACCCAGGCGCAGTGGAGCACCTTTTTCCTCCATCTTGATTTCAAACCCGCTGTCTTGAAACACCTGCAGCATCTCGCGATTGTTCGGGTCCACCGTCGCAGTGAAAAAGTCCAGGCCCCGCCGAAGCGCCATCAGCGCCAGCTGTTCCAGCAAGATCGTGCCAAGACCCAGCCCCCGCTTGTCTTTCCGGACCAAAAACCCCACCTCTGCCGACGGCTTCGAGGGGGCGGACTGAAACCACCCTCCCACAGCGATGAGACCGTGCTCATCCCTGTCCCCCTGAAAGACCCCGAGAAGGGTCCGTGCCCCGGACCCGTCGGCCCCATCTTCGACGCCGAACAGCCGCTGCAATCGGACATCGCCCGTCTCCCGGCGCACAAACGCCCGTAATCTGTCATCCATCCCGTCCACCGACCGGAGTAGGGCCGTCCGGCCATCCCGGAGGATCACCCGGCCTGCCCCCGGAGCATCCTGGGGTATAAGCGGTTCCACATATTCAGCCCTTGACCCCGCCCGCATGCCATCGTCCTTCGCCATCCGTATCCCACCCTTTCGGCTTGTCGTCCACCCGTCTTTCGCCATCCCTATGTAACAGATTCGGCCATTTCCATCCCAGCCATCCCCACACCTTCATCACGGGAAGGCCGACCTTCAGTAAGTGCAAATTTCATCTATAAGTATTCTATACACAATCCGTTGCACCTGTAAACGGGGTGTCCCAAACCACGACGGACCCAGCCCGCAGATCTAGTACATGGGAACGAAGACAATCCTTCGTTATTTTTTTATCGAAAATATCAAGTTAACAGCCCTGATATTGATAATTACCCGGAATTTATGTATAATCCAATCCGAATCGATGACATTCCCAATGAGAAAGAAGGCGATGAGATGAGCGACTCCCATTCCCCCACCAAGAATGAAACGATAAAAGCCCGCAGCGATTATCTTCGGGGCACCATCGCTTCAGAGTTGGCCGAAAACACTGCCTCCTTCTCGGATGAGAACCGAGAGATTCTAAAATTCCACGGTATTTATCAACAAGACGACCGCGATCTGCGCCCGCAATTGAAAAAGCAAGGCCAAGAACCACACCACCAGATGATGATCCGGGCCCGGATCCCGGGGGGCATCGTCACCCCGGAGGCCTATCTGGTGTTCGACGAACTCAGTGACCGTTATGGACAAGGAAGCCTGCGAATCACCACCCGCCAAACGTTCCAATGGCACGGAGTTCTGAAGGGCAATCTCAAAAAAACCATTCGGTCGATCAACGAACAGTTGGTCACGACTCTGGGAGGATGTGGCGATCAGGTTCGGAACATCATTCTGTGCCCGGCGCCCCTTAACACCCCTTTTCGCCGGGAGTTGGAAAATGTCCTCAAAAGTTTGGCGGACGCCCTGTCGGCGAAGACGCCCGCCTACCACGAAATCTGGCTGGACGGCCAGCGGGTGGACGTCGGTGCCGACGAGGCAGGTGCGGAAATATACGGTACCTCCCAGCCTGTGAGCGCGGGTGCTGAGGTGGCCGATCCCGTTGAGCCTCTCTACGGTCAAACGTATCTTCCGCGCAAGTTCAAAGTGGCTTTGGCCATTGAAGGGGACAATTGTGTGGATGTGTACACCAACGACCTCGGCTTGGTCGCCCACGGCACCAAAGAGCACCTGGAGGGTTTCACCGTGTTGGTGGGTGGCGGAATGGGTCGAACCGCTTCCCGGCCCGATACTTACCCGCGGTTAGCCACCCCTCTGGGGTTTGTAACCCCCGACCAAATCATCCCCCTGGCCCGGGCGGTGGTCTCGGTCCAGCGAGATTATGGAAACCGCTCTGATCGCAAACAGGCTCGCCTAAAATACCTCCTGGACAACCGGGGGTTAGAATGGTTTCGGCACGAGGTCGAGCAACGCTTGGGATGGGAGTTGCTCCCAGCACGTCCCCTGCACTGGAAAAATACAAATGATCACCTGGGCTGGCACGATCAGGGGGATGGAAGAGGATGGTTGGGGATTTTCATCCCCAGCGGCCGCATTCGAGATACGGGATCGTTTCGGATGAAGACGGCACTGAGGGAAATCGTCAGTCGTTACCGACCGGGGATTCGCCTTACTCCCGAGCAAAACCTTCTTCTCACTGGCCTTGATCCCGGAGTGAGAACAGAAATTTCGAAGGTGCTTCACCAATTCGGTGTTCCTTTGGCGGAAGAGTTGCCTCCGGTCCAGCGCCTCGCCATGTCCTGTGTCGCCCTACCCACCTGCGGACTGGCGGTGGCGGAATCAGAACGAGCGCTTCCAGGGCTTCTCGAAAAGTTGCAACAAACCCTGGCCGAAGTCGGCCTGGCTGACGAACCCCTCAGCGTCCGCATGACCGGCTGCCCGAACGGCTGTGCTAGGCCCTACGTGGGGGACATTGGACTGGTAGGTCGGAGCCCCGGGCGATACGACATCTGGGTGGGCGGAGATTCGGTAGGAACCCGGCTTGCCTCTCTCTACGAGACCTTAGTTCCTTACGAGAAACTGGTGAATGTCTTGCGGCCGCTGCTCGTGGCGTTTCAACGCCATCGCCGTCCCGGGGAACGTTTCGGAGACTTCTGCACCCGGGTGGGGCTCCAACACCTTCGGGAAATCGCGAAGACCAGCGAAACATCGCCAGCCCAAAAGGGTCTATGACCCTGCGTTGTGAACCCATCTCCATTGTCGTAACATGCCGACCGGTACAAAGGGCGACAGGGCAGGGAGCGGCTCGCCCTCTTTAGAACTCCACTCCCTGCCGCCCCCGGCCCCCGCCGTCGGGCAATCCCTGAGTCACCATCCGCCAGGTGGCGGAACGGGCAGGGGTTTCCACCGCCACGGTATCCAGGGGCCTCAATCGCTCGGCCTTGGTCGACGAACGGCTGCGCCGGTTTTAAAAAGGGAACCTCGTGGATCAAGGTCAACCCCAATTACACGTCGATCAACGTCAAAACTGCCTTGTCCGATCCGAATTCGATCACCCATTAGTATCCTAAGCTTAGCGCCGGCGAACCACGAGGGTCTGATGGGCGAAACCCACCAGGCCCTGGCGATCGTACAATTTTGTGGATGTTACACCGATTCCCGGTAGATCAATCCTGGTTCTAGCATCGACGCCGATCCATTCTCCCATGGGCATGCGAAAAAGGGAAACGGTGAGGTCGGCATTGGTGTACACGTACTGGTCAAAGGGCAACACCCAGCTGATGCCGTTTCCAAAATCTGCCGAAGCCGCCGCACGCCCCATGGGGGTTAGAGGGTCTCCATTGGTCAACGG
This region includes:
- a CDS encoding NADPH-dependent assimilatory sulfite reductase hemoprotein subunit; the protein is MSDSHSPTKNETIKARSDYLRGTIASELAENTASFSDENREILKFHGIYQQDDRDLRPQLKKQGQEPHHQMMIRARIPGGIVTPEAYLVFDELSDRYGQGSLRITTRQTFQWHGVLKGNLKKTIRSINEQLVTTLGGCGDQVRNIILCPAPLNTPFRRELENVLKSLADALSAKTPAYHEIWLDGQRVDVGADEAGAEIYGTSQPVSAGAEVADPVEPLYGQTYLPRKFKVALAIEGDNCVDVYTNDLGLVAHGTKEHLEGFTVLVGGGMGRTASRPDTYPRLATPLGFVTPDQIIPLARAVVSVQRDYGNRSDRKQARLKYLLDNRGLEWFRHEVEQRLGWELLPARPLHWKNTNDHLGWHDQGDGRGWLGIFIPSGRIRDTGSFRMKTALREIVSRYRPGIRLTPEQNLLLTGLDPGVRTEISKVLHQFGVPLAEELPPVQRLAMSCVALPTCGLAVAESERALPGLLEKLQQTLAEVGLADEPLSVRMTGCPNGCARPYVGDIGLVGRSPGRYDIWVGGDSVGTRLASLYETLVPYEKLVNVLRPLLVAFQRHRRPGERFGDFCTRVGLQHLREIAKTSETSPAQKGL
- a CDS encoding LacI family DNA-binding transcriptional regulator, translated to MAERAGVSTATVSRGLNRSALVDERLRRF
- a CDS encoding DUF421 domain-containing protein — translated: MQMLLSHLWAAVGDGWTILFTAIRVTVVYVVLLGVLRWMGRRLLGQMTPFDLVTLLLLSNAVQNAMIGPDNSLVGGLLGALILLVWNRVISRRTKLRRFFEGAPVVLITRGRVVEEHLRREGIDLEELLAALREHGVDRIDAVDAAVLEMDGTISVIPQSSPTIHRLRKVRSSRNR
- a CDS encoding acylphosphatase, coding for MIHQHLVVHGKVQGVGFRAYTARQAANLNIRRWVRNHPEGTVEINAAGSAEAMEAFVRAVKKGPPGSRVDLVEIRSLDVPLTDQTFTIRR
- a CDS encoding bifunctional acetate--CoA ligase family protein/GNAT family N-acetyltransferase, producing the protein MAKDDGMRAGSRAEYVEPLIPQDAPGAGRVILRDGRTALLRSVDGMDDRLRAFVRRETGDVRLQRLFGVEDGADGSGARTLLGVFQGDRDEHGLIAVGGWFQSAPSKPSAEVGFLVRKDKRGLGLGTILLEQLALMALRRGLDFFTATVDPNNREMLQVFQDSGFEIKMEEKGAPLRLGFAIRPNRRSVEGAERRERIATVASLRPFFQPKSVAVIGASRNPDAIGRRIFEYLLMNRFEGPVYPVNPSARVVGSVPAYPSVSALPEKVDLAVIAVPRDAVIPTVEECGRAGVRAVVVITAGFAETGAEGRAMQAQLIETARGYGMRVVGPNCLGLLNADPKIRLNASFSPIFPPYGPVSMSSQSGALGIAILQYAAEMGLGMSNFVSVGNKADVSGNDLLEYWEEDPNTGLILLYLESFGNPRRFSRIARRVGRKKPVLVVKSGRTEVGHRAAGSHTAALAANETMVDALFEQAGVIRADTLEEMFDIAALLAYQPLPAGKRIAVVTNAGGPGILAADVLAGMGLSLPETSPELQKRLGEVLPATASRRNPIDMIASATADQYRRVLEEILASPEYDAVIVIFLPVGLTPTEEVAQNITDALGTMRDRGISKPVATVLMGQGVPAALRVGDMLIPNYRFPEGAARALARAYRYAVWRATPEGIIPDFDDLDVDRARALIKEQLAAGASWLDPGTMAELFTCFGLPWAGGRVAATPEEAAGLAREIGFPVVVKMVSRTLLHKSEWGGVVLGLTDGEAVRAACQGIRERLAQAGRENELDGFLVQPMIQGGVELMVGVTTDPQFGPLIAFGLGGIYVEVLRDVVFRVTPLTDRGAREMVRGIRGYRLLEGYRGHAAADIPAVEDLLLRLSRMVEELPEVVELDLNPVMALEPGRGCRIVDARVRVARASR
- a CDS encoding alpha-amylase family glycosyl hydrolase, with translation MARPWSTNGCAGFKKGTSWIKVNPNYTSINVKTALSDPNSITH